Proteins encoded in a region of the Tribolium castaneum strain GA2 chromosome 7, icTriCast1.1, whole genome shotgun sequence genome:
- the LOC657340 gene encoding keratin, type I cytoskeletal 9, with translation MNTYTVVLAFALAVATMAEPPSSGGYSYSRPSGGGGGFSLGGGGGGGGYQAVSSGYTTSEGASVDPALLEQVRQILLKEEQNSASSGGFGGGHGGGGVSSSYGVPSPSYGVPSYSARVVGIDLEGIKQAIQVAQYNQVSHQAGGGGYPSGPSTSYGAPSRPSSSYGAPF, from the exons ATGAACACATACACGGTG GTCCTCGCCTTCGCCTTGGCTGTGGCCACGATGGCCGAGCCGCCGTCCTCGGGCGGCTACAGCTACAGCCGGCCcagcggcggcggcggcggcttCTCCCTCgggggcggcggcggcggcggcggctaCCAGGCCGTCTCCTCCGGCTACACCACCTCCGAGGGCGCCTCCGTGGACCCCGCGCTCCTCGAGCAGGTGCGCCAGATCCTCCTCAAGGAGGAGCAGAACTCGGCGTCGTCGGGCGGCTTCGGCGGCGGCCacggcggcggcggcgtcTCCTCCTCGTACGGCGTGCCGTCCCCCAGCTACGGCGTGCCCAGCTACAGCGCCAGGGTGGTGGGCATCGACCTCGAGGGCATCAAGCAGGCCATCCAGGTGGCGCAGTACAACCAGGTCAGCCACCAGGCCGGCGGCGGCGGCTACCCCAGCGGCCCCAGCACCAGCTACGGCGCCCCTAGTCGGCCCTCCAGCTCCTACGGGGCCCCCTTTTAA